In Erwinia pyrifoliae DSM 12163, the genomic window AAAGCAAAGTCTGGACCTGGTGAGTGCCACACTCAGCGGATTAACGCCTTACGGTGAGCAATTGGGCGTGGCTACCATCATCCCGTTGAATAACCAGACCCGTGAATCGTATCTCGGGCTGAACTACCAGCAGTTCCTGGGCGACGATGGTCTGCAACTGCAGGTCAAAGGCAGTTATCTCAACCAAAACCCCAGGGATTTCACCACATTATTGACGCAGGCCAACGGCGTGAATATTAATGCGCGTGAGAAAGAGGTGCTGTACAACGCCGGGGTGGGGCTGAACTATCCGCTATTACTCACGGCTAAGCAACAGTGGAGCCTGGGTGGCGAGCTGGACTATGTTCATAAGCGCTATGACTATACGCTACAGGCCGAGCAGGGCGGGCAGACGGTGAGTCTGCCCGCTATCAACCAGCACCTTCGTTATCCGGCAGCAGAGCTTAACCTGTCCGGCAGTCGTCAGTATCAGCAGGCCAGCTGGAATACGCGCTTCAGCGTGCGCCAGGGGATAGACGGTCTGGGTGCCAGCAATACTACCGGCCCCGGGGACCTCTCCTTTACCCGCTGGCGCTTCAATGGTGATGCTGCATGGGTATTTAATCAAAAATGGCGTCTGAGTAGCGCCGTAGAGGGGGACTGGTCTGACAGCTCCTTGCCGGAGCCGGAACGCCTCACCTTTGGCGCTTTCCATTTTGGCCGTGGCTATCCCGATTCAGGTGCTACGGGTGATTACGGTATGGGCGGCCAGGTCGAGATGCGTTATCTCCACGATCGCAGTACGGGGGACTGGGTTAAAACCATTCAGCCTTATGTGATGATCGATGCTGCCCACACCGCTTTTCATCAGTCGGGGCTGGCCAGCCAGAAGCTGGCCTCGTATGGGGCCGGGGTAACGTTTGGTGATAACCGGCACTACGCCCTGTCGCTGGAAGCGGCACGTCCGATTGCCGATGTGCCGATTGACAGTAGCAAGCGCGACTGGCGTTTCAGCGCGACCTTCACTTACAACTTTAACAGCGGTACCTGATCCCGCCCCTCGAAAAAGGATGCAGCTCCAGTCGTTGGGCTGCGCCGGGCTGAGAGAAAAGACCGATCCTGACTGGCAGGATCGGCAGGCGCGCTTAGTAAACCATCACCACTTTGCCGCGCATATGCCCCTCCAGCACCAGGCGGTGCGCTTCAGACAGCGTGTCCACGCTCAGACCGTTCAGGGTCTTACTGAGCGATGTGGTTATTTTACCTTCATCCAGCAGCTGTGCCGTGGCGTTGAGAATATCCCCCTGGCGGGCGATATCCGGGGTAGTAAACATGCTGCGGGTATACATAAATTCAAAGTGAAGCGCAGCGCTTTTCAGTTTCAGCTGCTCCATATCCAGCGGCCCGGCGTTTTCCACGATGGTGCAGATCTGGCCCTGCGGCGCAATCAGCTGGCTCATGGCCGGCCAGTGACCGTCGGTATCGTTCAGACAGAAAATGTAGTCAACCTGCTTCAGGCCATGCTTCTCCAGCTCACCCGGCATGTCATGATAGTTGATCACCAGGTCAGCGCCGCGATCGAGACACCACTGGACTGAATCCGGGCGTGAGGCGGTGGCGATCACTTTCACCTTGCTGTGCAGTTTGGCGAACGGAATAGCCAGCGATCCTACGCCGCCAGCCCCGCCGACGATCAGCAGCGTTTTACCTTCACCCTCACTATCGATGTGCAGGCGGTCAAACAGCCCCTCCCATGCGGTCAGCGCGGTCAGTGGGATGGCTGCCGCCTGTGCCCAGTCGAGGGTTTTCGGCTTGTGGCCGGTGATGCGCGCATCAATCAGCTGATGCGTGGCGTTACTGCCGGGGCGGGTGATATCACCGGCGTAGAAAACCTCATCGCCGACGTTAAAACCACTGACCTTGCTTCCTGTCGCCAGCACCACGCCGCTGGCGTCCCAGCCGAGTACGCGCGGCTGTTGCAAACCGTTTTTCTGTGCGCCTTTATGCACCTTGGTATCGACCGGATTGACCGAAGCGGCTTTCACTTCCACCAACAGATCGTATTCGTTGGGAGTCAGCTGCGGCTGCCGGATTTCAATAAAATGCTGTGGATTTTCCGGGCTAATAGCAATGGCTTTGTGCGTCATAATGCGTCTCCTTAATAAGTTGATATTCAGTCCAGGCAACAATCGGGGTGATGATAAGATGGACAATAGCGTACTCAGTGTTCGTAAAGGATGAACAATCGTGTTTAAACAGTTACAGGATATGGCTCTGTTTGCTTTGGTCGCCGGGTGCGGCAGCTTCACGGCGGCGGCTGTGCGTGCGGGGCTACCCAAGTCCAGCGTCAGCCAGCGCATCAGCCAGCTGGAGCAGGCGCTGGGGATACGGCTGATCAACCGCACCACGCGCCAGCTCAACCTGACTTTTGCCGGTGAGCGTTATCTGGTGCACTGTCAGGAGATGTTGCAGGCCAGTGAAAGGGCCGGAGTGGTGATTGAACGGCTGCGTGATAATCCTAGCGGGCGTTTACGTATCACATCCCCAGCCGGTATTGGTGCCACCCTGCTGGCGCGGGTTAACACCGCTTTTCAGCATAAATACCCGGATGTGACGCTGGAAGTTTCTATTTCTGATGAGATGTGCAATCTGGTGCAGAGCCGGTTTGATGTGGCGCTGCGCACTGGTCGGCCTCAGGATTCCTCGCTGATTGGTCGGCGCATTGGCTACTGCCAGCGGCTGCTGGTGGCATCGCCGGATTATCTTGCGGATTATCCGGCGCTCGCTCATCCCCGCCAGCTGTCGGATCATCGCTGCATTGCCCATCGCGCCTGGAATGAATGGCTGTTGAAGCGCAACGAAGAGTATTACCGCTGGCTGCTGCCGCCCACCCATATGACGGATAATCTGGTCTATGCGCGTGAGTGTGCGCTTTCTTCGGGCGGGATCACCCTGTTGCCGCGCTTTTTAAGCGGTGAAAAGCTGGTGCAGGTGCTGCCAGAGTGGGAAGTGGAGGGCAATGAGTTATGGCTGGTTTATCCAGGCCGCAAGCTGAACTCACCCGCGCTGTCGCGCTTTGTTGATTTCGCCATGCGGTCAGAAATATTGCGCGATTTTTATCGTTAAGGGCCGACCCGGTCAGATCGACCCTTTAACAACCATAGCGACCTTCAGAAGGCCGCTGCTGGCATTACTTGATCATACGTTTGTACTTGATGCGCTTCGGCTCCAGCGCATCCGCGCCCAGGGTGCGCTTCTTGTACTCTTCGTATTCGGTGAAGTTACCTTCGAAGAACGCGATCTTGCCCTCATCCTGGTAATCCAGAATATGGGTGGCAATGCGGTCAAGGAACCAGCGGTCATGCGAGATGACCATCGCGCAGCCTGGGAACTCCAGCAGGGCATTTTCCAGCGCGCGCAGGGTTTCGATATCAAGGTCGTTGGTCGGTTCATCCAGCAGCAGCACGTTGCCACCCACCTGCAGCAGCTTGGCCAGGTGCAGACGACCGCGCTCGCCGCCGGACAGTTCGCCCACGCGCTTGCCCTGGTCGACCCCTTTAAAGTTAAAGCGACCTACGTAGGCACGGCTCGGCATTTCGGTATTGCCGATGCGCATGATGTCCTGACCGCCGGAGACCTCTTCCCATACGGTTTTGCTGTTATCCATGGTGTCGCGGAACTGATCGACCGACGCCAGCTTAACGGTATCTCCCAGTACGATGCTGCCGGAATCAGGCTGTTCCTGGCCGGACATCATGCGGAACAGGGTGGATTTACCCGCGCCGTTCGGGCCGATGATGCCAACAATCGCGCCCTTAGGTACTGAGAAGGTGAGATCGTCAATCAGCAGTCGGTCGCCGTAGGATTTACGCAGATTGCTGACTTCCAGCACTTTATCACCCAGGCGCGCGCCCGGTGGGATAAACAGTTCGTTGGTTTCGTTACGCTTCTGGTAGTCGGTGTTATTCAGCTCTTCAAAGCGCGCCAGACGGGCTTTGCCTTTTGACTGACGGCCTTTTGCCCCCTGGCGCACCCACTCCAGCTCTTTCTCTATTGATTTACGACGAGCGGCTTCGGAAGAGGCTTCCTGCGCCAGACGTGCATCTTTCTGCTCCAGCCACGAAGAGTAGTTCCCTTCCCACGGAATACCCTCGCCGCGATCCAGCTCCAGAATCCAGCCGGCGACGTTATCAAGGAAGTAACGGTCGTGGGTAATCGCCACTACGGTGCCTTCGAAGTCGTGCAGGAAGCGCTCCAGCCAGGCCACGGATTCTGCATCCAGGTGGTTGGTCGGTTCGTCGAGCAGCAGCATGTCCGGCTTTTCCAGCAGCAGACGACACAGGGCTACGCGACGGCGCTCACCCCCGGACAGATTGGCGATCTTCGCATCCCAGTCCGGCAGACGTAGCGCATCGGCAGCACGCTCCAGCTGAGTATTGAGGTTATGGCCATCGTGCGCCTGGATAATCTCTTCCAGCACGCCTTGCTCCTTCGCCAGCTTGTCGAAGTCAGCATCTTCTGCCGCGTACAGGGCGTACACTTCATCAAGGCGCTTCAGCGCGCCAACCACTTCAGCAACCGCTTCTTCCACCGATTCGCGCACGGTGTGTTCCAGATTCAGCTGGGGTTCCTGTGGCAGGTAGCCGATTTTAATTCCCGGCTGTGGGCGGGCTTCCCCTTCGATATCTTTATCGATACCGGCCATAATGCGCAGCAGGGTGGATTTACCCGCACCGTTCAGACCCAGAACGCCGATTTTGGCTCCTGGGAAGAAGCTGAGGGAGATGTTCTTTAAAATATGACGCTTCGGCGGGACGACTTTGCCCACGCGGTGCATGCTATAAACGAAT contains:
- a CDS encoding ShlB/FhaC/HecB family hemolysin secretion/activation protein, whose amino-acid sequence is METIILKIKPSVVVFITIVSGQSSGEMLPTLIDPNNPTRQSRDVPGPEPARSPAPTGSLPELAAPPPAMTLQTLVTFDRIHFIGGTRYPLATLTEPFSALVGKKVPLQTLLAATDSITQRYHRDGYPLSYAYIPADNFHQGVLNIGLVEGYVANSQIRSDNQQIGRWLGALSQRIMAEKPLTQDTFDRYSMLMARTPDTKVKATAKNPENIYGATVLDVDAQRTHNWNVINTLDMRKKQSLDLVSATLSGLTPYGEQLGVATIIPLNNQTRESYLGLNYQQFLGDDGLQLQVKGSYLNQNPRDFTTLLTQANGVNINAREKEVLYNAGVGLNYPLLLTAKQQWSLGGELDYVHKRYDYTLQAEQGGQTVSLPAINQHLRYPAAELNLSGSRQYQQASWNTRFSVRQGIDGLGASNTTGPGDLSFTRWRFNGDAAWVFNQKWRLSSAVEGDWSDSSLPEPERLTFGAFHFGRGYPDSGATGDYGMGGQVEMRYLHDRSTGDWVKTIQPYVMIDAAHTAFHQSGLASQKLASYGAGVTFGDNRHYALSLEAARPIADVPIDSSKRDWRFSATFTYNFNSGT
- a CDS encoding zinc-binding alcohol dehydrogenase family protein; the encoded protein is MTHKAIAISPENPQHFIEIRQPQLTPNEYDLLVEVKAASVNPVDTKVHKGAQKNGLQQPRVLGWDASGVVLATGSKVSGFNVGDEVFYAGDITRPGSNATHQLIDARITGHKPKTLDWAQAAAIPLTALTAWEGLFDRLHIDSEGEGKTLLIVGGAGGVGSLAIPFAKLHSKVKVIATASRPDSVQWCLDRGADLVINYHDMPGELEKHGLKQVDYIFCLNDTDGHWPAMSQLIAPQGQICTIVENAGPLDMEQLKLKSAALHFEFMYTRSMFTTPDIARQGDILNATAQLLDEGKITTSLSKTLNGLSVDTLSEAHRLVLEGHMRGKVVMVY
- a CDS encoding LysR family transcriptional regulator, which codes for MVFKQLQDMALFALVAGCGSFTAAAVRAGLPKSSVSQRISQLEQALGIRLINRTTRQLNLTFAGERYLVHCQEMLQASERAGVVIERLRDNPSGRLRITSPAGIGATLLARVNTAFQHKYPDVTLEVSISDEMCNLVQSRFDVALRTGRPQDSSLIGRRIGYCQRLLVASPDYLADYPALAHPRQLSDHRCIAHRAWNEWLLKRNEEYYRWLLPPTHMTDNLVYARECALSSGGITLLPRFLSGEKLVQVLPEWEVEGNELWLVYPGRKLNSPALSRFVDFAMRSEILRDFYR
- the ettA gene encoding energy-dependent translational throttle protein EttA: MAQFVYSMHRVGKVVPPKRHILKNISLSFFPGAKIGVLGLNGAGKSTLLRIMAGIDKDIEGEARPQPGIKIGYLPQEPQLNLEHTVRESVEEAVAEVVGALKRLDEVYALYAAEDADFDKLAKEQGVLEEIIQAHDGHNLNTQLERAADALRLPDWDAKIANLSGGERRRVALCRLLLEKPDMLLLDEPTNHLDAESVAWLERFLHDFEGTVVAITHDRYFLDNVAGWILELDRGEGIPWEGNYSSWLEQKDARLAQEASSEAARRKSIEKELEWVRQGAKGRQSKGKARLARFEELNNTDYQKRNETNELFIPPGARLGDKVLEVSNLRKSYGDRLLIDDLTFSVPKGAIVGIIGPNGAGKSTLFRMMSGQEQPDSGSIVLGDTVKLASVDQFRDTMDNSKTVWEEVSGGQDIMRIGNTEMPSRAYVGRFNFKGVDQGKRVGELSGGERGRLHLAKLLQVGGNVLLLDEPTNDLDIETLRALENALLEFPGCAMVISHDRWFLDRIATHILDYQDEGKIAFFEGNFTEYEEYKKRTLGADALEPKRIKYKRMIK